TCGGACGTGATTTCCCCGCCTGCCTCCGTGAGGCTGGCCGTCAATTTACCCAACATATCGATAGCGATGAAATCTTCCACGATATTCCCTGTGCAGCAAATATAGCCTCTATGCCGCATATCCGCAAAAATGTCGATATGTACTGCGCAGCAAACAAGCAAACTGCTGTTCTGGCTTGCCTCATGCCGCGCGAGCGCCTTGAAGGGACACGAACTCCAGAACGTCATTTAGCTACTAAAATACAGCCGCGACAGCCACACAAAATGCTTAATTTTCGCGTGGCCAGCTAATATCCAGCTTAAGCCTTATCGCTCAATAACCAGATCGCTGAGTGGTTTCGAACAGCAAGGCAAGAAAAATCCGGCGTTGATTTCGCGTTGGCGGATACCGCCGTTGTGGTTCATGTCGACGGTGCCGCTGACGAGTTTCGATTTGCAGGTGCCGCAGAGGCCGTTCGAGCAGGACGACGGGATTTTCACGCCGGCCTTCTTTGCGCAGGACAGCACGGTCTGATCGGATGTGACGTCAATCGTACGACCCTGCTTGGCAAACTCGACCTTGAAGGGCGCGAGCACTGCCTCGTCCGTCATCGGAAGCGGAGCGTCGTCGATCACGGCGGCGTCAAAACTCTCTTCGATGTAATTTTCGGGTGGCACGCCGAGGTCTGCCGAAATCGTCCGTGCCGCAGCCATGAACGGAGCCAGGCCACAGCACAGGATCACCCGCTCCGTGAGGTCGGGATCAATGAGCTTGAACAGGTCGCGCGAAATCCGGCCGTGAAGGCCAGACCACGAGGTTTCGCCGGTGAGCGTCTCCGGCAGGAAATACAGGAGAAAGCCTTTCAGCTTGGTCGCAAGGCTCGCCAGTTCGTTACGGAACACCAGGTCGCCCGGCGTCCGGCTGGCATGCAAGAAGATGACGTCGACCGGCAGCGCCGTGTCGGCAAGCTCACGCGCCATCGCGCTCGTGGCGCTGGAGGCCCCCATCCGGCATCGCAGCTTTACCGCGGCAGCCAGTGAATTGGGGGTGACGCAGGCTGCGGTCAGTCGCATGATTGCCCTTCTGGAGGATGATTTCGGCCGGCCGCTCTTTCATCGCGGCCACCGGACGATCGAACCGACTCCTGCCTGCCTCATTCTCGGCGCGACGCTAGCAGACAGTCTGTCCAATATTGCCGACAGCGTCGATGCGGTGCGCGCCAGCGTCACCGACGTCGTGACCATCGGCGCAACGATCGCATTCTCGTCGTTCTGGCTGCTTCCGAAGATCGCCGAGTTTCGCCAGCTCAATCCGGACATCAGATTCGCGTGGTCTCACAGGACAGCAAGCTGGACCTGACAAACGGCGGCGTCGATATCGCGATCCGATATGGCGTGCCGCCTTTCAATGACGGGATCGTGCTGGGATCATGCGGGGACCGGATCTATCCTGTCTGCTCGCCGCATTATGCCACGTCCCGTCGCGTCGAGGATTTCCCCCATGGCGGCTATGAACTGATCGAGACCGATGTTCCAAACAGAAGCTGGTATCGATAGGAAGACTGGTTTGCCCGGCGCGGCCGCAAGCCGGACAATCTGCGCTCGATCCTCCGCCTCAGCCATTACACCGAGACTATCTATGCGGCACGGGCCGGCCAGGGCGTTGCGCTCGGATGGGATGTGCATATCAAGACATTTCTGGCTGACGGCAGCCTCGTCAAGGTCGGGGACACGGAGTTCGAGGCGGAGGGCCGCTACAACGTTCTGTTACCGGTCGATGCCAAGCGCTCCGCGATCGCCGATTTTGCAGCCGGATGGCTAACGCAGGCTCTGCAGAAAACGTCCTGAGCCGCCCCGTCCAAAGGCCAAGCGTCAGACCTGTTGCGCATCCTTCTCCTGCGACGAGCCGGGCTCGACCGGAAGATCAGCCTTCATGTCGTTGGGCACGACATAGAGTTCCATGTTTTCGCGCGACAGTTCCCAGTGCTTGAAGACCAGGTCGACGACGGCGTGTTCGTCATGGGCTTTGATCGCGTCGATGAAGCCGTCATGGTGCTCGACAGCCAGTTGAAGGCGCTGCCGCATGTCATCATTGCGCGGATGGAAAAAGGTGTGGCCGATTCGGGCGTGATCGATAAGCAGCCGCCCGAGGCTGGGCTGCAGATAAACGTTGCCCGACATCTCACCCATGATCTCGTGAAACCTGTTGTTCTCCAAGACCATTTCAAGCGTATCGAGATTCTCACTGGCGGTTCGAAATTTCTCCTGCGTATCGCGTAGTTCCGACAACTGCCTAGGCTTGAAGTTTTGCACCGCCAGCCGGCCGATTGCTGCATAAATCATTGGCGCTATAAGAAAAAAATGGCGCAGAGTTGAATGATTCAGCGGGATAACGCGCGCGCTTCTGTTTTCCCGCATGTCAATGTAGCCTTCTCCTGCGAGGCGCCGAAGCGTGTCCCGTACGGGCGTGCGAGACAGGCCATACTTCTCGCTGAGGCTGACCTCATCCACATCCTCGTCGGGGTCGAGTTCCATCGTGAGGATCTGACGCTTGAGATCATCGTAGAGAGTGCTCTTGCCGCTCTTCATTCAATTCATTCCCCAGGCAGAAGTGTCCGATCTGCGATTGGCTTAAGGCCGACCGTCGCCGTTGGCAATCTCGATATTCAGTCGGGGCTCGCGTGACAGTGCTCTTAATTTTATCACTTTGCACAACTGTATATTTTCGGTGTAACTATTGTGTACTTTCAAAATACAATTTTGTTGACTCATCTAAAATCTCATGCAAGCTTGTCCTCATAAGCCGACAGCGCGATGCGCGGGCCAGGTCACACATCGGGGATTTGAGATGAAGGGCGGCAAGAGCGAACTCTACGACGATCTCAAGCGCCGGATCCTGACGATGGAACTCGATCCGGACGAAGACCTGGATGAAGTGTCGCTGAGTGAAAAATACGGCCTGTCACGGACCCCGGTGCGGGAGGTCTTCCGTCGCCTGGAAGGCGAAGGCTACGTGGATATCCGCACCAACCGCGGCGCTCGGGTCATCCCGATGAACCACTCGACGCTGCGCCACTTCTTCCTGGTCGCCCCGATGATCTACGCGGCGATCGGACGCCTCGCGGTTCGGAATTTCAAGGTGAAGCAGCTGTCCGAGTTGCAGACAACCCAGGAACAGTTTCGGGCCGCGAGCATCTCGCACGATGCGCTTTCGATGACCCTCGCCAACAACCGGTTTCACGAGATCATCGGCGAGATGTCGGGCAACGAGTACCTGCAACCGAGCCTCGGCAGGCTGCTGATCGATCATGCGCGCATCGGCCACACATTCTTCCGCCCCCGCAACGCGGACATGCAAGAGCGGCTTCGAAAATCAGTCGGTCATCATGACGGGTTCATCGCGGCGATCGCCGCCCGTGACGAAGACGCTGTCGTCGACCTCGTGTTCGAACACTGGGAACTGTCGCGCGAGAACATGGAAATGTTCATCGCACCCCAAGCACTCAAGGCGGACGCACTGGTCGTAACGCCGACGCAATCCACGGAGAAGTCATCATGAAATTCGAAGGCATCTACACCCCGGCGATCACGCCGCTCGGGCCTGACAGGCAGATCGACCGTAAGGGGTTTGCGGCAGTGCTGGAATCGCTGATCGAAGCCAAGGTTCATGGCATCATCGTCGGCGGATCGACGGGCGAATATTACGCTCAGAGCGCCCAGGAACGCTTCGAGCTTGCCGCTTACGCCAAGGATGTCATCGGGACACGCCTCGCCCTTGTCATCGGCACCGGTGCAACGCGGACCGAAGACTCCGTTGAATATGCCAAGGCTGCGAAGGAAATCGGCGCTGACGCGATCCTGGTCTCGTCGCCGCCCTATGCGCTGCCGACGGAAAAGGAGAATGCGATCCATGCCCTGACGATCGACCGCGCCGCCAACCTGCCGATCATGCTCTACAATTATCCGGCCCGCATGGGCATCACCATGCGCGAGGACTATTTCTCCCGCGTGGGCCGGTCCAAAAACGTCGTGGCAATCAAGGAAAGCTCCGGCGAAATGGCCAACGTCCATCTCCTGGCGCGCAAGTTTCCGCATATCCGCCTTTCCTGTGGCTGGGACGACCAGGCCCTGGAATTCTTTGCCTGGGGTGCCAAAAGCTGGGTCTGCGCCGGCTCCAACTTCCTGCCGCGCGAACATGTCGCCCTCTACGAAGCCTGCGTCCTTGAAAAGAATTTCGACAAGGGCCGCGCGATCATGACGGCGATGCTGCCGCTGATGGACTTCCTCGAATGTGGAAAATTCGTCCAGTCGATCAAGCATGGATGCGAGATCATCGGCCTGAAGACAGGGTCCGTGCGCGCGCCACTGCGCCCGCTCAATTCCGAAGAAAAAAGAACCCTTGAAACCGTTGTCGCGACTTTAAAGCGCACGGTTGCCCAAATCACGTCGGGAGCCAACAATGCATGAACCCTTGAACGCGGCCGAATACAAGGCAATCGCCGCCAACCTTCATTTGCCGACCAACGCCTTTATCGATGGCGCCTTCCGCCCGGCGAAATCCGGCAAGACATTCACGACGACGAACCCTGCGACCGGCGAGACGCTAGCCGAGATCGCGGCCTGTGACGCTGTTGATGTCGATGATGCGGTTGCAAATGCGAAAACGGCGTTCGACGACGGTCGCTGGCGTTTGTTGCCTCCCGGCGACCGGAAGGCGGCCCTCCTCAAACTCGCCAAGCTCCTGGAGGAAAACCGCCACGAGCTCGCCGTTATGGAAAGCATCGACAGTGGCAAGCCGGTGCGCGAATGCCAGACAGTCGATGTGGCGGACACGATCCACACGATCCGCTTCCATGCCGAACTCATCGACAAGCTTTACGACAACACCAACCCGGTCGGGCCGAATGCCCTTGCCATGGTGGTGCGCGAACCGATCGGCGTCGTCGGCTGCGTGCTGCCCTGGAACTTCCCGCTCTTGATGCTCGCCTGGAAGATCGGACCTGCGCTTGCATCGGGATGCTCCGTCATCGTCAAGCCCGCGCAGGAAACCACACTTACCACCCTTCGTGTTGCAGAACTGGCTCTCGAGGCCGGCATCCCCGCGGGCGTCTTCAATGTCGTCACCGGCAGCGGCAAGGACGTCGGTGAGCCGATCGGCCTGCACATGGATATCGATATGGTCGCCTTTACCGGATCGACGCCGACCGGACGTCGCTTCCTGCGTTACTCGGCGGATTCAAACCTCAAGAAGGTCGTGCTCGAATGCGGCGGCAAGAACCCGGCCGTCGTCCTCGATGATGCCGAAGACCTCGACCTCGTTGCCGAGCAGGTCGTCAACGGTGCTTTCTGGAACATGGGCGAGAATTGCTCGGCGACGTCTCGCCTGATCGTCGACAGCAAGATCAAGGATGAGTTGCTCGAACGTATCGGCGCCTATCTGCGCGAATGGAAAACCGGCGATCCGCTGGATCCAGAAAATCGCATCGGCGCTCTGGTCAGCAAGTCGCACTTCGACAAGGTCAAATCCTTCCTCGACGACGTGAAGAAGGAGAAGCTATCGCTCACCCATGGCGGCGAGACCCTGAAGGGCATCTTCATCGAACCTACCGTCGTCGATGGCGTCACCCCTGCGAGCCGCCTTTTCCAGGAGGAGATCTTCGGGCCGATCCTGTCGGTAACCACGTTCGAAACGTTGGCGGAAGCCGTGAAGCTGGCCAACGACACCAATTATGGCCTCACCGCTTCGGTTTATACCGGCAGTCTGCGCAAGGCGATCAAGCTGTCGCGCGAAATCCGGGCAGGCCTGGTCACCGTCAACTGCTTCGGCGAAGGTGACGCCTCGACGCCCTTCGGCGGCTACAAGGAATCGGGTTTTGGCGGCCGCGACAAGTCGATCTTCGCCCACGACAACTACTGTGAACTGAAGACGATCTGGATCGATATCTCCGAGCGCTCCGTGGACGAGACGATCCGATGATCACCAAGTCCGTCAAGCGCTTGCCTTTTGAAAACGGCGTCTCGGGCTGGGAGGCGATCAGCAAGCGACCGTTTCCAGTCCGGAGCCTGGAAGGCAACGTGACCGCGGACTGGTTGGTGATCGGCGCGGGCTTCGCGGGATTGTCCGCGGCCCGCCGCCTGAAAGAGCGTCGTCCACAGGACAAGGTCGTCATCCTTGAGGCTAGTGAATTGGGGAAAGGCACTTCGGGACGAAACTCGGGCTTCATGATCGACGTCCCGCACAACCTCTCGTCCAGTGAATATTCAAGCGGCAGCGTCGATGCCACACAGATGGAGATGGCGCAGAACCGCTCCGCGATCGCCTTTGCAGCGCAAGCGGCCGATGAATACGAAATGCCCCGCGAGACCTTCGATCCCTCGGGCAAGATCAATGCTGCCGCAACCGCGCGCGGCATGAAGCTGAACATGGCGTTCGGGCAATCGCTGAAGGGTGCGGGCGAGAAGCATGTGTTTCTCGACGCCCGTGAAATGCGCGACATCACCGGGTCGGACTATTATCTGAGCGGGCTCTACACGCCCGGCGCGGTCCTCATCCAGCCGGCCGACTATATCCGCAGCTTCGCCGCCGGGCTGTCGGAAAGCGTCGATGTGTACGAGCGCTCGCCCGTGACCGGGTTGAAGCGCGAGGGCGGAACCTGGACTGCCATTTCGTTGCGCGGAACGGTCACGGCCCCCAGGGTCATCGTCGCCGTCAACGGCCATATCGAGGATTTCGGTCACTTCGGCGGCAGGCTGATGCACATCTTCGCCTACGCCTCGATGACCGCACCCTTCGATGCCGATGGCGTGGGCAAGGAAAAATCAGGTCGCGACAAGTGGGCTCTTCTTCCCGCCGACGCGATGGGCGCCACTGTGCGCAAGCTTACCACTGGCGGGCAGTCGCGGATCGTGATCCGGACGAAATATACCTACGACACAACGGTAAGCGTCAGCGAACGGCGTATGGCGAAGATGGCGAGCGAGCATCGCCGCTCCTTCGACGCCCGGTTTCCGGGCCTTGCCGAAGTGCCGTTCGAATACAGCTGGGCCGGCCGCCTTTGCCTGAGCCGCAACCATGTCCCGGCCTTTGGCGAGATCGACGAGGGGCTCTATTCGGCCTGCTGCGAAAATGGCCTCGGTACGGTCAAAAGCACCCTTGCGGGCATGATGGCTGCCGACCTCGCCACCGGTACGACCTCCCGAGAACTAGAAGAATACATGGATCACGCGCAGCCCTCCCGGCTGCCGCCGGAGCCGTTCGCCTGGCTCGGCATCAATTCCGTGATCCGTTTGCAGGAATTGCGTGCAGGCCGCGAGGGATGATCCCTCGCCGCGCAATGTGAAGACTGAGCCCAGCGCGAGGCTTCAACGATAATGGGAACGCAAAGTTAGGAGCGACAAATGAAGACTCTGTGGAAGGCATTCTGCGCAGCGGCAATGGTCGGAATGACCGTCATGTCGGCGCATGCTGAAGAAAAGACCATCACCATCGGCACGATGTCCTGGGAAGACCTGACGCCGATTACCGGCATCACCAAGAAGGTGCTTGAAGATTCCGGCTACACCGTGAAGGTCGTGCCGTTCTCCGAATGGGGCATCGCCTATGCTGCTCTGAGCAAGGGCGACGTCCAGATCCTGGCCTCGCAGACGGACTATGTCGCGCAGGATTACTGGGACAAGAATAAGAAGCGCCTCGAAAAGATTTCGCCGGTCTCGCACGGCCTGTTCCAGGGCGTCGCGGTTCCGAAATACGTCACCATCGATTCCATGGACCAGTTGAACGACAACGCCGACAAGCTCGGCGGCAAGATCGTCGGTATCGAGCCGGGCTCGGGCCTGATGAGGGACACGGCCAATTCCGTGAAGGCTTATGATCTCAAGCTGCAGCTCGTCGAAGGCAGTACGGCCGCGATGACCGCCGCGCTGAAGTCCGCCACCGATCGCAAGGAATGGATTGCCGTGACGATCTGGGAGCCGTCCTGGATGATGCAGAAATACGACGTCAAGTTCCTTCAGGACCCCAAAGGCGTCTTCCCTCCACCGCAGAGCTACTACTGGATCGGGCAAAAGGGCTTTTCCGCGGAGAACCCGCACGCCCGTGAAGTGATTGCCAGCGTTTATGTTCCGCTTGCCGACATCACCGCGATCAACAGCGCCGTCAACGACGGCAAGACGATGGACGAGGCGATCAAGGACTGGACCGACAGCCATGCCGACCTCCTGAAGCGCTGGGAAAACATCGCCACCGAATAAAGCCGAATGCCGGGCCTCCACATGTTTGGCGGCCCGGCTCCACATTCCACGAATGAGAATGCCGGTATCAAACCGGCTCGCGGGGAACGCTATGACCATGTCAATGAATGATGCCGGCGATATCCTGATCGACTGCCAGTCGGTCTGGAAGATATTCGGAGCCAAGGCCAAGGCGGCCGTCGAGGCGGTAAAGACAGACGGCTTGTCCAAGAAACAGATCCTGACGGACTACGACTGCGTCGTCGGCGTCTCGGACGCCAACCTTCAGGTTAGGCGCGGCGAGATCTTCTGTATCATGGGACTGTCGGGCAGCGGCAAGTCCACGCTCATCCGGCTGCTCAACAGACTGATCGAACCGAGCCTTGGCAAGATCCTCGTCAAGGGCAAGGACATCTCCGCCCTGAATGCCGCCGAACTCCGCGACATTCGTGCCCGCAACATCGGGATGGTTTTCCAGAGCGTCGCCCTGCTTCCGCACCGCACCGTTCTGGAGAATGCCGCCTTCGGACTTGAGGTTCGCGGCGTCGGCAAGGAAGAACGATACAAGACAGCCCGCGCGGCGCTGGACAAGGTTGGCCTGTCCGACTGGACGACACGATACCCTTCCGAATTGTCCGGCGGCATGCAGCAGCGCGTCGGCCTTGCCCGCGCCATCGCCGCCGATCCCGAGATCATCCTGATGGACGAACCATTCAGCGCGCTCGATCCGCTGATCCGCCGCCAGCTTCAGGACGAATTCCGGCAACTGACCAAGTCGCTTGGAAAGTCGGCCGTGTTCATCACCCACGATCTTGAGGAAGCCATCCGGATCGGTGACCGCATCGCCATCATGAAGGACGGGGTCATCGTCCAGGTCGGTAATGCCGAGGAGATCGTGACCAAGCCTGCGGACGACTACGTCGCCGAGTTCGTTGCCGGGATTTCCAGGATTCATCTGGTCAAGGCGCACTCCGTCATGATGCCGGTTGCCGAATACACGCGCAGCCACCCGAATGTCGATGTTGGCTCGCTGCTCCGCACCACGCCCGAAGCGGATATCGGCGCCCTGATCGAACTGACCATGCAATCGAGCCGCGATGCCGTCGCTGTTGTCGAGGGTGGCAAGGTGGTCGGCATCGTTACGATACGTGGCCTGCTCTGTGGTGTCGCCGGCAGTCCCGCCACCGTGCCCGCTGCGGCATAGATCGGAGATGGTCATGGACACGTCCCTCATCACTGACAGCTTCGACGAGAAGATCGACGATGCGCTGAACTGGATCAGCGACAATGCCTCGTGGCTATTCGACAGCATCCGCGCCGTTCTGGAGGGCACCTATGACGGCGTCCTCTGGCTCGTGCAGCTTCCACCATTCTATGTGATCGCCCTTGTCGCGGCGGCGCTGGGATGGCGGCTGATCAACGTGCCGGCCGGGCTTTTGGTAGGCGTCGCCCTGCTCGGATGCGCGGTGATGGGACTGTGGGCCGAGACCATGAGCACGCTGGCCCTGGTGATCACGGCCACGTTCATGGCGCTGCTCATCGGTATCCCTCTTGGCGTCGTGGCCGGCTTCGTCAAATCTTTCGACAGGTTCGTCGAACCGATCCTCGATCTCATCCAGACCCTTCCGCCCTACATCTACCTTCTGCCGGCGATCGCTTTGATGGGATACGGACCGGCCACGGCTCTTCTGGCGACCGTCATCGTTGCCATGCCTCCGGCAATCCGCCTGACATCGCTCGGCATCCGCCGAACCCCGCGCGAGTTCATCGAGCTCGGGCAGGCAAGTGGCCTGACGCCGTGGCAGATGTTCGTCAAGATCAGGCTGCCCTTCGCAATCCCGAGCGTCATGGCAGGGATCAACCAGAGCCTGATGATGGCGTTTGGGATGGTGGTGATCGCAGGCATCGTCGGTTCCGGCGGGCTTGGCGAAACCATCTACAGCGCGGTGAGAACGCTCGATATCGCCACCTCGATCAACGCCGCCATCGCCATCGTCATCCTCACCATGGTGATCGACCGACTGACCCAGAGTGCGGCGCGCCGCGCCAATGGAGGCAAGTGATGGACCTGGACCTTGTTCGTTTCTCCCCCGGCGCTTACCTCGCCCCGGTCATCGACTGGCTGAACGCCAATTTCCATCCCTTTTTCGACATGGTGACGAAAGTGATCGAGGCCGTTCTGGGCGGCCTTGAATCGAGCCTGCTTTACCTGCCCTTCTACGCGGTCATCCTCATTGCCGTGGTTTTCGCTGCCGTCGTCGTTAATGTTCGCGTCGCGGTAACCAGCGCGATCGCGCTGACCTTCTGCTTTCTGGCGGGCCTGTGGGAGGCATCGATGCAGACGCTCGCTCTGGTGACGGTGTCGGTGTGTATCTCGGTGTTGATTGCGTTTCCGCTCGGCATCCTGGCATCCCGTTACCGCAAGTTCGAGGCGGCCATCCGTCCCGTGCTCGACATCATGCAGACGGTCCCGCCTTGGGTTTATCTCATCCCTGCCGTGATGATCTTCAGCCTCGGCCGCGTGCCTGCCATCATCGCCACGATCGTCTACGGCGTGCCACCGATGCTGCGATTGACGACGCTGGCCTTCAGTCAGGTTCCGAAGGACCTGCTGGAACTCGGGCAGGCCACAGGCGCCTCGCCCCGCGCCATCCTGTTCAAGATCGAAATCCCCGCGGCGACGCCAACACTGCTGGTGGGGCTGAACCAGTGCATTCTTCTATCGCTCGCCATCGTCGTTCTTGCGGGTCTCGTCGGAGCGGGTGGTCTTGGTGCCGAGGTGACGCGCGGCCTGACACGAATGGAAATGGGGCTTGGCCTTCGTGCGGGCCTTGCCATCGTCGCGGTCGCAATCTTCCTCGACCGGCTGTCGCGTGGTGCCCTTCAGCGCAAAGCACCGGCTACGGCCGGAAACTGACATATTCGAAAGGTCTTATCATGCGGCGCAGCTTCTTCTGCATTGACAGCCACACCTGCGGCAATCCGGTCCGTCTCGTTGCCGCGGGCGGCCCGCTTCTTCCGCATCTTCCGATCACTGAGCGCCGGGAACTGTTTGTCCGCGATCATGACTGGGTGCGACAGGCTCTGATGTTTGAACCGCGAGGCCATGACATCATGTCCGGCGCGATCATCTATCCGGCCTATCGCGAGGATTGCGACTTCGCGGTCATCTTCATCGAAGTCAGCGGATGCCTGCCCATGTGTGGCGCCGGCACGATCGGTCTCGTGACCGCCGGCATCGAGGAAGGCCTGATCACGCCGCGGGTAGAAGGCAGGCTTTCCATCGAGACCCCGGCGGGCCGTGTCGATATCCAGTATGAGAAGCCCGGCGAATTCGTGGAATCGGTGCGGATGTTCAACGTGCCGAGCTATCTCCACGCCGCAGACATTGCCGTCGATGTCGCAGGCATCGGGCGCCTGATCGTCGATATCGCCTATGGTGGGAATTACTACGCCGTGGTGGAGCCGCAGGCCGCGTGGTCGGGACTGGGCGGCATGTCCGCCAGCGATATCGTCGATCTCAGCGTCAAACTGCGCGACGCATTGGCCAAGATCTGCGATCCGGAACATCCGGATGACCCAAGGATCAGGGGCGTGCATCACGCTCTGTGGTGCGACACGCCGACCAGCGACAAAGCCGACGGGCGTGGCGCTGTCTTCTACGGCGACAAGGCCATCGACCGGTCTCCTGGGGGTACCGGCACCTCGGCACGCATGGCCCAGCTTCACGGCAAAGGTCGCTTGCCTGCCGGCGAGACCTTCCGCCAGGAAAGCCTGATTGGTACGGTCTTTGAAGGGCGCATTGAGGCAGAGGTCGACGTCGGTCCGTTCCACGGCATCAAGCCGAGTGTCGGCGGCTGGGCACGGATCATCGGCCACAATACGATCTTTGTAGACGATCGAGATCCTTTGGCGCACGGTT
The sequence above is drawn from the Rhizobium binae genome and encodes:
- a CDS encoding GntR family transcriptional regulator, which translates into the protein MKSGKSTLYDDLKRQILTMELDPDEDVDEVSLSEKYGLSRTPVRDTLRRLAGEGYIDMRENRSARVIPLNHSTLRHFFLIAPMIYAAIGRLAVQNFKPRQLSELRDTQEKFRTASENLDTLEMVLENNRFHEIMGEMSGNVYLQPSLGRLLIDHARIGHTFFHPRNDDMRQRLQLAVEHHDGFIDAIKAHDEHAVVDLVFKHWELSRENMELYVVPNDMKADLPVEPGSSQEKDAQQV
- a CDS encoding glycine betaine ABC transporter substrate-binding protein is translated as MKTLWKAFCAAAMVGMTVMSAHAEEKTITIGTMSWEDLTPITGITKKVLEDSGYTVKVVPFSEWGIAYAALSKGDVQILASQTDYVAQDYWDKNKKRLEKISPVSHGLFQGVAVPKYVTIDSMDQLNDNADKLGGKIVGIEPGSGLMRDTANSVKAYDLKLQLVEGSTAAMTAALKSATDRKEWIAVTIWEPSWMMQKYDVKFLQDPKGVFPPPQSYYWIGQKGFSAENPHAREVIASVYVPLADITAINSAVNDGKTMDEAIKDWTDSHADLLKRWENIATE
- a CDS encoding NAD(P)/FAD-dependent oxidoreductase; the protein is MITKSVKRLPFENGVSGWEAISKRPFPVRSLEGNVTADWLVIGAGFAGLSAARRLKERRPQDKVVILEASELGKGTSGRNSGFMIDVPHNLSSSEYSSGSVDATQMEMAQNRSAIAFAAQAADEYEMPRETFDPSGKINAAATARGMKLNMAFGQSLKGAGEKHVFLDAREMRDITGSDYYLSGLYTPGAVLIQPADYIRSFAAGLSESVDVYERSPVTGLKREGGTWTAISLRGTVTAPRVIVAVNGHIEDFGHFGGRLMHIFAYASMTAPFDADGVGKEKSGRDKWALLPADAMGATVRKLTTGGQSRIVIRTKYTYDTTVSVSERRMAKMASEHRRSFDARFPGLAEVPFEYSWAGRLCLSRNHVPAFGEIDEGLYSACCENGLGTVKSTLAGMMAADLATGTTSRELEEYMDHAQPSRLPPEPFAWLGINSVIRLQELRAGREG
- a CDS encoding GntR family transcriptional regulator, with translation MKGGKSELYDDLKRRILTMELDPDEDLDEVSLSEKYGLSRTPVREVFRRLEGEGYVDIRTNRGARVIPMNHSTLRHFFLVAPMIYAAIGRLAVRNFKVKQLSELQTTQEQFRAASISHDALSMTLANNRFHEIIGEMSGNEYLQPSLGRLLIDHARIGHTFFRPRNADMQERLRKSVGHHDGFIAAIAARDEDAVVDLVFEHWELSRENMEMFIAPQALKADALVVTPTQSTEKSS
- a CDS encoding quaternary amine ABC transporter ATP-binding protein, translating into MTMSMNDAGDILIDCQSVWKIFGAKAKAAVEAVKTDGLSKKQILTDYDCVVGVSDANLQVRRGEIFCIMGLSGSGKSTLIRLLNRLIEPSLGKILVKGKDISALNAAELRDIRARNIGMVFQSVALLPHRTVLENAAFGLEVRGVGKEERYKTARAALDKVGLSDWTTRYPSELSGGMQQRVGLARAIAADPEIILMDEPFSALDPLIRRQLQDEFRQLTKSLGKSAVFITHDLEEAIRIGDRIAIMKDGVIVQVGNAEEIVTKPADDYVAEFVAGISRIHLVKAHSVMMPVAEYTRSHPNVDVGSLLRTTPEADIGALIELTMQSSRDAVAVVEGGKVVGIVTIRGLLCGVAGSPATVPAAA
- a CDS encoding 4-hydroxyproline epimerase; this encodes MRRSFFCIDSHTCGNPVRLVAAGGPLLPHLPITERRELFVRDHDWVRQALMFEPRGHDIMSGAIIYPAYREDCDFAVIFIEVSGCLPMCGAGTIGLVTAGIEEGLITPRVEGRLSIETPAGRVDIQYEKPGEFVESVRMFNVPSYLHAADIAVDVAGIGRLIVDIAYGGNYYAVVEPQAAWSGLGGMSASDIVDLSVKLRDALAKICDPEHPDDPRIRGVHHALWCDTPTSDKADGRGAVFYGDKAIDRSPGGTGTSARMAQLHGKGRLPAGETFRQESLIGTVFEGRIEAEVDVGPFHGIKPSVGGWARIIGHNTIFVDDRDPLAHGFQIR
- a CDS encoding dihydrodipicolinate synthase family protein translates to MKFEGIYTPAITPLGPDRQIDRKGFAAVLESLIEAKVHGIIVGGSTGEYYAQSAQERFELAAYAKDVIGTRLALVIGTGATRTEDSVEYAKAAKEIGADAILVSSPPYALPTEKENAIHALTIDRAANLPIMLYNYPARMGITMREDYFSRVGRSKNVVAIKESSGEMANVHLLARKFPHIRLSCGWDDQALEFFAWGAKSWVCAGSNFLPREHVALYEACVLEKNFDKGRAIMTAMLPLMDFLECGKFVQSIKHGCEIIGLKTGSVRAPLRPLNSEEKRTLETVVATLKRTVAQITSGANNA
- a CDS encoding aldehyde dehydrogenase, producing the protein MHEPLNAAEYKAIAANLHLPTNAFIDGAFRPAKSGKTFTTTNPATGETLAEIAACDAVDVDDAVANAKTAFDDGRWRLLPPGDRKAALLKLAKLLEENRHELAVMESIDSGKPVRECQTVDVADTIHTIRFHAELIDKLYDNTNPVGPNALAMVVREPIGVVGCVLPWNFPLLMLAWKIGPALASGCSVIVKPAQETTLTTLRVAELALEAGIPAGVFNVVTGSGKDVGEPIGLHMDIDMVAFTGSTPTGRRFLRYSADSNLKKVVLECGGKNPAVVLDDAEDLDLVAEQVVNGAFWNMGENCSATSRLIVDSKIKDELLERIGAYLREWKTGDPLDPENRIGALVSKSHFDKVKSFLDDVKKEKLSLTHGGETLKGIFIEPTVVDGVTPASRLFQEEIFGPILSVTTFETLAEAVKLANDTNYGLTASVYTGSLRKAIKLSREIRAGLVTVNCFGEGDASTPFGGYKESGFGGRDKSIFAHDNYCELKTIWIDISERSVDETIR
- a CDS encoding ABC transporter permease; translation: MDTSLITDSFDEKIDDALNWISDNASWLFDSIRAVLEGTYDGVLWLVQLPPFYVIALVAAALGWRLINVPAGLLVGVALLGCAVMGLWAETMSTLALVITATFMALLIGIPLGVVAGFVKSFDRFVEPILDLIQTLPPYIYLLPAIALMGYGPATALLATVIVAMPPAIRLTSLGIRRTPREFIELGQASGLTPWQMFVKIRLPFAIPSVMAGINQSLMMAFGMVVIAGIVGSGGLGETIYSAVRTLDIATSINAAIAIVILTMVIDRLTQSAARRANGGK
- a CDS encoding ABC transporter permease yields the protein MDLDLVRFSPGAYLAPVIDWLNANFHPFFDMVTKVIEAVLGGLESSLLYLPFYAVILIAVVFAAVVVNVRVAVTSAIALTFCFLAGLWEASMQTLALVTVSVCISVLIAFPLGILASRYRKFEAAIRPVLDIMQTVPPWVYLIPAVMIFSLGRVPAIIATIVYGVPPMLRLTTLAFSQVPKDLLELGQATGASPRAILFKIEIPAATPTLLVGLNQCILLSLAIVVLAGLVGAGGLGAEVTRGLTRMEMGLGLRAGLAIVAVAIFLDRLSRGALQRKAPATAGN